Genomic DNA from Bacteroidota bacterium:
ATGCCAATCCCGGCGCCACACCGGCACAGCTCAAAGATGCAGTCATCAGCATTGCTAAGGATATCTGGAACAGGTATTATTCAGATATTTTCGGTGTAAAAGATGAACCTATCCTGGCTATATACTCGCACATGATCGACAGTCCCCTTTATCTGCCGGCTTATCCCGTTGGTCATCTTATCGATCTGCAGATTGAACAGTACCTCAAGGGTAAGAAACTTGCTGATGAAGTGCTGCGCATGTATACTGAGGGAAGCATCATCCCGCAGCTATGGATGAAGAATGCAGTGGGAGCGGAGATATCGGGCGAGGCAACGCTGAAAGCAGCAGAAGAAGCCTTGCAGAAAATAAAATAAGGAGAATTTATTTCACCCACGACTTAAGTCGTGGGCTATTTACTCAAGGGATAGGAATTCCAAATCTCACCCTCGTCCCGCATGCTTCGCCTACTGTATCTTTCAGATCAAAGATCTCGAGCATAATCTTTTTATGGAGTTTCCGGTTGAGGTTGGCCAGACGCTCGCGGGTGAGAGACGTGGCCATGCTCCTGTGGTCTGGTTCCAGTTTGATTTCTATCTCCCGAGCTTTCTGTCTTCCCACCCCGTCATCTTCCACTTCGAAAACAAGTGTATGATTTTTCAGCGTGAACCGGATGCCAATATGCCCCAGTGTTTCCCTGTGCTTAATGCCGTGCTCTATGGCATTTTCAATGAAAGGCTGGGCCAGCATGGGCGGAATCATCATGGTCTCA
This window encodes:
- a CDS encoding histidine kinase — translated: EKPDKASIYLSKFARLVRNILDNSTEEFVALEKEINTIENYLELQKVRYAGKFDYRIEIADEIDPETMMIPPMLAQPFIENAIEHGIKHRETLGHIGIRFTLKNHTLVFEVEDDGVGRQKAREIEIKLEPDHRSMATSLTRERLANLNRKLHKKIMLEIFDLKDTVGEACGTRVRFGIPIP